In Verrucomicrobiota bacterium JB022, the genomic stretch GTCGGTATCAAAGATCATTGAAGCGGCTTTTGCGCATCTTCCGCACGACTTCTTCTACCGGCTGCTCTTGGTCTTTCCACATACCAAAGGCAGGATGTTCGGTTACTTCCACTTCCTGTTTGGCACTGTCAATTGGAATGATCTCACCGACAGGCTCTCCTCTTTTGGAGAGGATGACGCGCTCGCGACGTTTTAGGGCGTCGAGAATTTTGCCGGGATGGCGGCGCAGGTCCATCAGATTTGCTTCCATCAGGTCTCAGGTGTGCACAACAACTGTGCATTACATCTTCAGCATTGTCAATCAGGCTGCAAGCTCCCCCACTTTCGCCATTGCGCTGCGCTGAGTCCTGACGCAGGCTGCGGGGCATGTCCAAGCGATTGATACCCTTCTTTTTGTTGGCGGCGGCGACACCCGCTTTTCTGGTGGCGCAGGATCAGCCGACGGTCGAGGCCCTTGAGACGCTGCGTGAAGCGGCGAGCAACCCGGAGGGCGACTTCATGAGCGCCTACGATGCAGCGCAAGAGGCCGGGGTGGCCAAGGGTGAGCTGGCGGCGGCCCGTGTGCTCTACCTGATGCGCCAAGGCGACGCCAACGGCCTGCTGGCGATGTTGGGCGACTTGGAGGCGGCGATGGACGAGATCGAATACAGTCCGCAGTCCAGCTTTGCCTCGCGCGATCAGCTGGAAGGCTTGATCGAGGCGCTGAAGGCTTTCCGCGCCTACCGCGACAGCGACATGGAGGCCTTCGAGACGCACACGAAGAAGTCGTTCTGGCTCTGGCCGCAGTGGGTCACGAGCTTTGGCATCGACCAGATCGTGCTGCAAATGCGCTTTGAAGACATTCAGAAGGCCGCGATGGAAAACCTCAGCATCGACATGAGCTACGAGGTCCGCGATCTGGAGGGCAACCCCGTGAGCCTTGCCAGCCTGGCCGAAGGCAAGAAGGCGGTATTGCTCGACTTCTGGGCCAGCTGGTGTGGCCCCTGCATCCGCCTGATGCCCGAGCTGAAGCAGCGCGCGGCCAGCCTCTCCGCCCAAGGCATCTACGTCGCCGGTATGAACACCGACGAGGAAGACCCCCTGAACAAGGCCAAGCAGACCCAGGAGCAGCACGGGATGGACATGCCGTGGCTGGTCGAGGCCGAAGTACCGGAGCTGAGCGGAGAACTGTATATCGACTCGATCCCCCGCATGGTGCTGCTGAGCCCCGAGGGTAAGGTGCTCTACAACGGGCACCCGATGGATGAGGCCCTCGGTGATGCGCTCGCCAAGCTGGGCGTCACGCTCGAAGACTGATTTCTCCTCTCGCCGCTTCTTTTTATGGAGCGGCGATTTTCTTATATTATCCTTTTCTTGGATAAGGTAGATTTATAGCATCGCCTTTATGGAACGAGGCTATGTGCAAATCTACACCGGCAATGGCAAAGGGAAGACCACCGCTTGCCTGGGCTTGACCTTACGGGCCTGCGGGCGCGGGATGCGCGTCTACATCGGCCAGTTCATGAAGGGCCAGGATTACGGCGAGCTGAAGTCGGTCCAATACCTGCCCGGGGTAAAGCTGGAGCAATACGGCGACCCGGGCTGGTGCCGCAAGGGCAAGCAGACCGACGAGCAGCGCGCTCTTGCCCAAGCCGGGTATGCCAAGGGCCGCGCGGCGCTCACCAGTGGGGAGTACGACCTCGTGATCCTCGATGAGATCAACATGGCCGTGTGGTTCGAGCTGCTGAGCGTCGAGCAGCAACTGGAGCTCTTCGACGTGAAACCGCTGGGGACGGAGCTGGTGATGAGCGGCCGCAACGTCGATCCGGTGGTCATCGAGCGCGCCGATCTGGTGACGGAGATGCGCGAGGTGAAGCACTATTACCAGCAAAAGGTGCCGGCGCGCGTCGGCATCGAGATGTAGCCTGCCGCTGGCATTCTGCGCGTCCCCGGTTAAGGTGGGGCATGTGGACGAGCCTCGCAGAGTGGTTTCGCGACTTGAGCCCGGTGTGGCAAGCGCTCCTGGCGGGGCTGTTCACATGGTCGATCACTGCTCTGGGGGCGTCGCTCGTCTTTCTCTTTCGCGGCGTCAACCAGCGCCTGCTCGACGCGATGATGGGCTTTGCCGCGGGCGTGATGCTGGCGGCCAGCTTTTGGTCGCTGCTGGCCCCGGCGATCGAGATTGCGGAGGGGCAGGGCGTCCCCGGGTGGTTGCCCGCCGTGGTTGGCTTCCTGCTGGGCGGGGCCTTCCTGCGCATTGGCGATAGCCTCTTGCCCCACTTGCACATCGGTTCGAAAACCCCCGAGGGGCCCTCCGTTTCCTGGCGGCGCGCTACTTTACTGGTCACGGCAATCACGCTACACAACATCCCGGAGGGTCTGGCGGTAGGGGTGGCGTTTGGCTCCGTCGCACAAGAGGGGGGCACCGTGCTCGGTAACTCGTTGGGAACAGCCCTCGCGCTGGCCTTGGGCATCGGCCTGCAAAACTTCCCCGAAGGCACCTCGGTGGCCATGCCCTTGCGCGGGGAGGGGATGTCGCGAGGCAAGAGCTTCTGGTATGGTCAGCTTTCAGGCGTCGTGGAGCCAGTGGCTGCAGTCCTTGGCGCTGTGGCTGTAGTGGCCGTGAGCCCAGTCTTGCCCTACGCGCTGGCCTTTGCCGCCGGGGCCATGGTGTTTGTGGTGGTGGAAGAGCTGATCCCCGAATCTCAGGCGCACGGCAATACCGATTTGGCGACATTGGGCGCGCTGGGAGGCTTTGCGCTGATGATGTTGCTCGATGTCGCACTGGGCTGATTCCACGCAAGGGGATCGAAGGAAAGTATCTTCACGTAGCGATATCTTTGCTACGAGGTCGTGACAGCTGGGCGACGTTCTAGGGGTTGCACATCAGTGGGATGCAGTTTTTTGAAGCCTTGGCATGAGGGATCGACACGAGCCTTTAGCTCTTGCTCCTTTTGGTCGATATATACAAGGTGAAGGCCTTGTCCTTAGGCTGTCCCCGGGTTGCAAAACCGGGTGTATTCAGGCCCCTGCTGAGTGTTATTTCCGTTGCTGATCCATGCACCTGCGAATCCCTGCTGGCATTACCCACTCCCGCCGCGCTTTTA encodes the following:
- a CDS encoding type II toxin-antitoxin system prevent-host-death family antitoxin; amino-acid sequence: MEANLMDLRRHPGKILDALKRRERVILSKRGEPVGEIIPIDSAKQEVEVTEHPAFGMWKDQEQPVEEVVRKMRKSRFNDL
- a CDS encoding TlpA disulfide reductase family protein, which encodes MSKRLIPFFLLAAATPAFLVAQDQPTVEALETLREAASNPEGDFMSAYDAAQEAGVAKGELAAARVLYLMRQGDANGLLAMLGDLEAAMDEIEYSPQSSFASRDQLEGLIEALKAFRAYRDSDMEAFETHTKKSFWLWPQWVTSFGIDQIVLQMRFEDIQKAAMENLSIDMSYEVRDLEGNPVSLASLAEGKKAVLLDFWASWCGPCIRLMPELKQRAASLSAQGIYVAGMNTDEEDPLNKAKQTQEQHGMDMPWLVEAEVPELSGELYIDSIPRMVLLSPEGKVLYNGHPMDEALGDALAKLGVTLED
- a CDS encoding cob(I)yrinic acid a,c-diamide adenosyltransferase, with the translated sequence MERGYVQIYTGNGKGKTTACLGLTLRACGRGMRVYIGQFMKGQDYGELKSVQYLPGVKLEQYGDPGWCRKGKQTDEQRALAQAGYAKGRAALTSGEYDLVILDEINMAVWFELLSVEQQLELFDVKPLGTELVMSGRNVDPVVIERADLVTEMREVKHYYQQKVPARVGIEM
- a CDS encoding ZIP family metal transporter, translating into MWTSLAEWFRDLSPVWQALLAGLFTWSITALGASLVFLFRGVNQRLLDAMMGFAAGVMLAASFWSLLAPAIEIAEGQGVPGWLPAVVGFLLGGAFLRIGDSLLPHLHIGSKTPEGPSVSWRRATLLVTAITLHNIPEGLAVGVAFGSVAQEGGTVLGNSLGTALALALGIGLQNFPEGTSVAMPLRGEGMSRGKSFWYGQLSGVVEPVAAVLGAVAVVAVSPVLPYALAFAAGAMVFVVVEELIPESQAHGNTDLATLGALGGFALMMLLDVALG